In a single window of the Pedococcus dokdonensis genome:
- a CDS encoding inorganic phosphate transporter: protein MDWLPVGIVIALAMGFNYTNGFHDAANAIATSVSTRALTPRVALLMAAVANLFGAFFGKKIADTVGKGIIEAPSGNPGLVICAAALIGAIGWNLLTWWYGLPSSSSHALIGGLGGAALAAGADVKWHGIFEKVVIPMIASPVVGVILGYLVMTTIMWLFRRAQPGKVSRGFRYAQTASAAAMAFGHGLQDASKTAGVVVLALTVGGHYSGKGIPLWVLLMSAVVISLGTYAGGWRIMRTLGRRIIHLDPPQGFAAETTAASILYVAGMAFGAPISTTHTITSAIMGVGATKRLSAVRWGVAGNIVGAWVLTFPGAGLVAAVSCLIINLFV, encoded by the coding sequence ATGGACTGGCTTCCGGTAGGAATCGTCATCGCCCTGGCGATGGGCTTCAACTACACCAACGGTTTTCACGACGCGGCCAACGCGATCGCGACCTCGGTCTCCACGCGGGCGCTGACCCCGCGGGTCGCACTGCTCATGGCAGCCGTCGCCAACCTGTTCGGCGCGTTCTTCGGCAAGAAGATCGCCGACACGGTGGGCAAGGGCATCATCGAGGCGCCTTCCGGCAACCCCGGCCTGGTGATCTGCGCCGCCGCCCTGATCGGCGCCATCGGGTGGAACCTGCTGACCTGGTGGTACGGCCTGCCCTCGTCGTCCTCGCACGCCCTGATCGGTGGGCTGGGTGGCGCGGCGCTCGCGGCCGGGGCCGACGTGAAGTGGCACGGCATCTTCGAGAAGGTCGTCATCCCGATGATCGCCTCGCCGGTGGTCGGGGTGATCCTCGGCTACCTCGTCATGACCACGATCATGTGGCTCTTCCGGCGCGCCCAGCCCGGCAAGGTCTCGCGTGGTTTCCGCTACGCGCAGACCGCGTCCGCCGCCGCGATGGCCTTCGGCCACGGTCTCCAGGACGCGTCCAAGACCGCCGGTGTCGTGGTGCTCGCGCTGACCGTGGGTGGTCACTACAGCGGCAAGGGCATCCCCTTGTGGGTGCTGCTGATGAGCGCCGTGGTCATCTCCCTCGGCACGTATGCCGGTGGGTGGCGGATCATGCGCACCCTCGGCCGCCGCATCATCCACCTCGACCCCCCGCAGGGTTTCGCGGCGGAGACCACTGCGGCCTCGATCCTCTACGTCGCGGGCATGGCGTTCGGTGCCCCGATCTCGACGACGCACACGATCACCTCGGCGATCATGGGTGTCGGCGCGACCAAGCGGCTCTCCGCGGTGCGGTGGGGTGTGGCCGGCAACATCGTCGGCGCCTGGGTGCTGACCTTCCCCGGCGCAGGCCTCGTCGCCGCCGTCAGCTGCCTCATCATCAACCTCTTCGTCTGA